The nucleotide sequence CAAGGCGCTCTCGCCACCTGAAGCAACTGGCAGTGAGCTCACTGTTGCGACTGCACATGATACAAATCCTAAAACCGACCTCGACAGTGCTCGCACACCGCCCAGGGGCGCcgcaaaggggaaaaggaggcgagCAGCGCAAGCAGAGCGGTCACCGTCTTCGGctctcagcagcgccacgacaGCTCGCTCCTCAACACCAGTGGTCGACAAGTCGCTGTTTTCTGTGATGAGCGCTGCCGGCAGTGGTGAGGAGACACGTCGTGAAGGCAATCCAGCTCCCACCGCAGTATCACGCAAGAAGCGCCGCCGTGGAGGTAGCCAGCCAGTCGGTGTTCGCCGACCtaccgctggcgcagcagcgtcaacgGCCATGGCGCCATGGGCTTCcgcggctgcgccgcgcctACAAACGCGGAGGTACAGCTGGAGTGCTGGCAGGACAACGCGGCAGtccgctgcttcagctccgGCACCAGCATCGCCGGCGACGGGTGCGGCAATAACGAATACCTCAGTAATGAAGCGACCTtgtcgcagccgccaccacggGAAACGGCTCTCCTCAGCGAAGCGCGAAGAGCGGCGCATCAAGCTACGCGCGATTGCAGAACGCAAAATCAAAGAAGAGGTGGAACATCAGCACCGGCTGATGCGCGACATGGCTTCTCTTCATCTACGTCGCTTTGAACTGCTCACTCAATCCCTGCGCGATGCGTTAGCAGAGGTGATGGTGAAGGAAAATGTGAAGGGTATGGAGGAAGAAagcattgctgctgctgccgccgccataAGCGATGGCGCGTCGTTGAAGTCGATCAAGGACCTGCACAAGGCACAGCGACAACATATGAACCGCTACGCCTACATCTCGACAGTGCTCCAACGGCTCGATGCACTGATCGAAGTGATGGCCACCCAAGTCTAACCTCTGCCCTTATAAAACaagtgcatgtgtgtgtggggggcggagtgggtgggtgaaaCGTCGGGCAGTTGTCTCGTCAAGGCAAACGTGGTGCTTGGGGCCACCCCGGTGACGAGGATGTGTTGGTGTTTTGCaaccttctctttccctttctcagCTCGTGCTTTATGTGTTTTGCCGAGCTGATTGAACTTTTCTTTCCAGTATTGTGCTGGTCAGTCTTCTGCGTGGTGGCCAAACAAGGGTcatgagaaaaaaaaggaaaggaagtACAAACTCGCTTCCCCCTTAAATGCCCGCTATCCTGGGAGGGAAGGAATACGTTCTGCATACGTCCACAAGCCTATGTGAGCTCCCCTTTAGCCCATCCGTTGTACcggtcgctctctctctctaggtACGTCGGCAGAATGTATTtgagggaaggggtgaaAAAGGTGGGGGTCGAGTGCGGTCTGCAGGCGTACTAAGTCTCTGCCGCACGAATCACTGACTCTGCGTCAGTGACGTAtccttcccttctttttttttctcttatCGGCGTCTTCGAATATGTCGCTCGCCTTTACTGAGAAACCGGTGGGATTCACgtgtctctcctcccttttccgtTCCCCCCTAACTCCTTcactttgctctctccctctaccgatccctctcttttgtttcgATTACACTAACACACATGCACCATGTCACATGTGCGCTGTTCTGGCCGTGCTTAGATGTCTGAGGAGCAGGTGTTCCGGTAGCAGTCTCGAGAATCACCGCCATTGCCCACTTCCCCAACACCCCAACTCTAACTGCTCCCTCTGCCCTCATCTCTCAGTGTTCTGTAAGGTGTCtgcactcctcctcgctctctacctctctcgCACCACAGCAAGAACTCACCTGTACGCATGCTCTGAGagctccccccacacacacacagtctTGCCTTTAACGTAACCGAAGTCCACCTAACATCTCCttatctccccccccccctcatcaACACCACGATTCCCCTACGCAGGGCCTCTCGGTGTGTCAGCCACTATTACCGACACGCAACAGAAACCTCCGCATTTGCTGATAGAGATTAcactctgcccccctcctttccctttctcttccctttctcacATACCaccttcatttttttttgtgtctgtgcactCGCAGCGAAGATGTCGTCCTTGCAGAAGATCAACGATATTGAGGCGGAGCTCGCCCGCACGCAGAAGAACAAGGCCACCATGGCCCATATCTGCGCTCTCAAGGCCCGtctggcgcagctgaagcgcGAGCTCATCGCATCCGAATCGAAGAAAGGCGGCGGCAAGGGCGAAGGGTTCGACGTACAAAAGACTGGCGATGCTCGCATTGGCTTTATCGGCTTTCCGTCTGTCGGTaagtcgacgctgctgtcgaAGATGACCTCGACGCACTCCGAGGTGGCCGCGTACGAATTCACTACGCTGACCTGCGTACCTGGTGTGGTGAACTACCGCGGCGCCAAGCTGCAGATGCTGGACCTGCCCGGCATTATTGAGGGTGCTAAGGACGGTAAGGGTCGCGGTCGGCAAATCATTGCTGTAGCCCGCACCTGCTCTCTCATCCTCATCGTGCTCGACGTTGTcaagccgctgcagcacaagCTCATCATTGAGCGTGAATTAGACGGCTTCGGCATTCGGCTGAACAAGTTGCAACCGGATATTGTGATTCGCAAGAAGGATCGCGGCGGCATCAGCATCTCCTCGACGTGTCCGCTCACACAGCTTGACCAGGAGACGATCAAGACCATCTTGGGCGAGTACCGCATGTCAAACGCCGACGTCACATTCCGCGGTGACTACACGGCCGACGAGCTCATCGATGCAATTGAGGGGAACCGCGCGTATATCCCAGCCATCTATGTGCTGAACAAGATTGACCAAATCTCGATCGAGGAGCTCGACATCATCGCCCGCATTCCGCACAACTGCCCAATTTCTGCCCATCACGAGTGGAATCTGGACGGTCTTCTCGAGTGCATTTGGGATCACCTCAACTTCATCCGCGTGTACACGAAGCCAAAGGGTCAAGTGCCGGACTACGACGCGCCGGTCATCCTCAAGAAGCTCCCGCAGCCGTCGGTCGAGGGCTTCTGCAATCGCATTCACAGGCAGCTGATGCACAACTACAAgtatgcgtgggtgtggggctCGTCTGTCAAACACCAGCCGCAGCGCGTGGGCAAGGACCACCTGCTGGATGACGAGGATGTCGTGCAGGTGGTGAAGAAGGTGtagaaacaaaagagaaacatAGGCACCTAAGCGACAATGTGAGGAGCGACGCAGATGCACCCGTGAGGGATGTCGCAGGCTgagtcacacgcacacacacacacacgcaagtgATGAATCGTATGTGGCAAAGAAACGCGTACCGTGCGTGAAGTCGATCAGTGAAGCAACCGTGCATCCCGCCAGCGCTTTACCGCGTTTGCGTGCTCCTTCTTCTTTGGAGTGATGCCCCTACCTAGGGTCGGCGTGGCTTACTTTGGTGTGGACTTGAACGTGAGCGGACAAATTGGACTGCTTCGACAAAGTGACGGGCATACTTAGTGTGAGTGTCTTTGTGTGCACGCACTGTCAACTGGGGAGATGAGGTGGACACCGACATCATGCAAGAGATACGTGAGCGGGGCTGCGGtccgagagaagaggggtgcGCGCGAAGTGACATCAAGCGGCCAGAGAGCGTCTCCGAATGCGTGGTAGCGCGGAGTTatcgcgtgcgtgtgtgtgtgctgaatAGCGCAGACGGGCACAGAAACACAACCTTCGCTTTTTCATGGGTGagggcacacgcacatctttagccacgcacgcacgctcattctctccctcttcttctctgctgttGCCTGCCTCGTCCTTGCTTCgcctctcaccaccaccaccgctactTCCACTTGGCCGGCGCCAAGTCGAGTTCTGTACAGAGTCGCTCACTATCTGTTTCCTTCCTTCGTACGCTTCGTAGACGACTGTTATGACCAGGGTTGTCTGCGCCGcgtcatacacacacacacacacgcacatgcatgcacgtcgccgccgcatcaTTATCGAACAGGCTAGTTGACTGTTGGCTAATGTCTCCGTGTAGGGAGGAGgccccctctttccacctCTTTGGGTACtattctcttttttcttcttcagtGGTTTGTTGGCCTTCTGCTTATATCCGCGCATCTCTGCATGTCTGCGcttacgcgtgtgtgtatctgcgggtgtgtgtgtgtgtgtgcgtgcatgcgtcGTTCAATCTAGCTTACATCTCCATCGCCCAGGGGCAATGTTTTATGCCCGCTCTCTGAGGagaaaaagcgaaaagaagagTAAATAAGGGTGTTGTGGTGACACCCACCACTCGACCCCGTTGCTGCGAGCGCGGGCACATGTCCTGTCAGAAGCCGCCTCTCCTCTATCGCCCAAGGAAACGGCTGTGAGGCACATCCAGGGTGGGGATATGGAACAGGAAAGGGTTCGCACAAGCCACACTCCCACTTACGGTGACattccgtctctctttccacgtGTGGCCAGTCTATTGTGAGCAAATCAACAAGTAGGCGAATATGCCACTCGCACCTCAGGGCTGCATAGCATACCAAGTACAGTAAACCTTGCCGCTGCAACTTTCTCTGATCGCACCACTCACTCTCTCAGGCTTTCTTTTCCAGCGCGCTCCTCTCGCCATACTGCGTAGACATAATTTATTTCCTTTGTGCATTGCTCTCGCCGGTCGCTGGAGTCATCATTGAGGCAAccgtggcacacacacattcaaCGCTCACACGCAGCCAAGCACCGCTACAAAAATACGCGCCGACTCATTTTTAATGTAGCGAGGCTAAAGTCGATCAGCTGAAGTACACCGCACCAAGAACGCacaaggaaaggaaagaaagggaaaagtagcgcagacaaacaaaaaaaacacaagGAAGCCCTGTTTAAACTTTAAGTCTTGTCTTCGTCTCTGTTCTCCTCTGCCCTCAGCGGCGCGAGTTGTGGGTCGCCTTTtgctctgtgtgtctgtgcgatCATCCTCGGCACATCTGCAAATACACAGCGCCACTTCTtcatacccacacacacacacacagaccaCCACTACCCAGTT is from Leishmania panamensis strain MHOM/PA/94/PSC-1 chromosome 35 sequence and encodes:
- a CDS encoding developmentally regulated GTP-binding protein 1, putative (TriTrypDB/GeneDB-style sysID: LpmP.35.2340), with translation MSSLQKINDIEAELARTQKNKATMAHICALKARLAQLKRELIASESKKGGGKGEGFDVQKTGDARIGFIGFPSVGKSTLLSKMTSTHSEVAAYEFTTLTCVPGVVNYRGAKLQMLDLPGIIEGAKDGKGRGRQIIAVARTCSLILIVLDVVKPLQHKLIIERELDGFGIRLNKLQPDIVIRKKDRGGISISSTCPLTQLDQETIKTILGEYRMSNADVTFRGDYTADELIDAIEGNRAYIPAIYVLNKIDQISIEELDIIARIPHNCPISAHHEWNLDGLLECIWDHLNFIRVYTKPKGQVPDYDAPVILKKLPQPSVEGFCNRIHRQLMHNYKYAWVWGSSVKHQPQRVGKDHLLDDEDVVQVVKKV